TTCAACGCATCTTAGGAAACAGATATTGAATaagaagagaaggaagaaggattCGTCGACGGGGTTGTTTGTGTTTCCGGTTCAGTCGCGTGTGACGGGTGCGAAATACTCGTATCAGTGGATGGCGTTAGCTCAGCAGAATAATTGGCACGTGTTGCTTGATGCTGGAGCGTTAGGCCCGAAAGACATGGATTCTTTAGGGTTGTCGCTGTTTCGGCCTGATTTTATCATCACCTCATTTTACAGGGTTTTCGGGTACGACCCGACTGGATTCGGGTGTCTTCTGATTAAAAAGTCGGTGATCGGAAGTTTACAGAATCAGTCTGGTCATGCAGGGTCCGGGATAGTGAAGATTAGCCCGGTTTTTCCGTTGTATCTTAGTGATTCGATGGACGGGATGCCGGCATTGGCGGGAATTGGAGACGATGAAGCTGTCGGAAAAGGTGAAGGGATGTCGGAAAGTCACGCTGGAGCGCATTTACCCGCGTTTTCCGGGGCGTATACTTCGTCTCAGGTGAGGGATGTGTTTGAAACCGAGATGGAACATGATGCAACTAGCCCCATTTTCGAAGAAACCGGAAATCATTGTGTTGGTGAGGTCATGAAAAGCCCTGTTTTTAGTGAAGATGAGTCGTCTGAGAATTCGATGTGGATCGATTTGGGCCAGAGCCCATTGGGCTCGCAATCCGAAATCATAAACTCTCCTGTACCTCCACCCTCCTGGTTTAAAGGCAGCAATGGAGCAGGTATATAAAAACTTTATTGAAAATTTATGTATTTTTTATATACagaaatattaaaataaataatgttGTTTTTAGACAAGAAAGGCGATAGCAAAGAGATCGATTCACCACAGCACGTAACCGAAGTATTATCATTTGATGCTGCGGttcacaatgtcaagaaatccgaAAACATTGAAGAAAAATCTCACGAAGCCGAAATAAAGTCGAATCATACGGAGATTCAAGAGGAACCCGAAACGAAGAAGCCGAAAGAAAGTGCGGTTATAAGTAGAgaaaccgaaggtgagttcagGTTGTTAGGGAGAATGGAAGGAAGTAAACGGGTGTCTTTCGGTTTGGAAGATAATAATAAGTTGGAAGATTATTACATCAACGATGAAGATTATTACGAAGAACAAGAATCAGAGAGACGAGAACCCGAGATAATTTGCAAGCATCTTGATCATGTAAACATGTCGGGTCTTAACAAGACCACACTCAGGCTTCGGTTCTTGGTCAATTGGCTCGTGACGTCTTTGCTTCAGTTGAGATTACCCGGTTCAGACCCACTTGTTCACATTTACGGGCCTAAAATTAAATACGAACGTGGTGCATCAGTGGCATTCAACGTGAGGAACCGAAGCAAAGGGCTAATTAGCCCAGAAATCGTTCAAAAGTTAGCTGAATCACATGGGATTTCTCTTGGTGTTGGGATCATCTGTCATGCAAGGATTATACAGAGCACGAAACAGAACCGCGCTGCGATTGATCTTGCTGATACTACGGTTTGCAAACCTATGAATAACGATGGAAACGACGGTGGATTTGTTAGAGCCGAGGTTGTTACTGCTTCACTCGGGTTCTTAACAAATTCTGAAGATGTGTATAAGTTGTGGGTTTTTGTGGCGAAATTTCTTAACCCGTCTTTTGCCGGAGAAAACGGTGGGGCGGAAGGTGAAGAAACAGAGGAAATGGTTGGGTAAGTTTTTGATGAGAGTTGGTAAAGATTTTTGGGGTTATGTATGAGATAGAAGAATACCcgtttgaagatgatgatgatgttaatgGTGGATTTGAATCTGGTGCAAGTGTTTTTATAATGGGAAATCTTGCTTTTGATTTGAAATTTTTGttggtttattattattattagtgttTGCAAGATTATTGTAGAGGTAGCTTTGTACTTGATACATAATATGATGCCCGCTATTGCACCATGCATTATTGCTCTCTCGTTGATAAAAAATCAGATTCTGTTATTCTGTTGAATAACTTATAGGGGTTGGTTGGTTCATCTCCATAGCTGCTTTTCATTTGGCTCACAATCTTTGCTTGCAGGGGTTTTGATTTCTGTTTCGCGAAGTTAGGTAATGTTTTAATTTTCTTGTAAGGCTATACGGGTGgtatagtattttttttttatactCATAGTTTatgaaaaagtatatcgtacaataTGCCTTAACGTATGAAGCGTACGCGATGACAAAATTGCATGttatgttacaaaaaaaaaaaaagaaaatcgcATGTTTCAAAAAACTGAAAATACATTAAAAAAGGGGAAATTGCATGTTCCAAAAAAACTCAAAATCGCATGTACATAAAAAAAAGTGAAATCGCGTGTAAAAAAGATGAAAGTCGCATGCTATAAACCAAATTTCGCATGTTGATACTGAATCTCGTACGCAACGTACGTTAAGGCATTTTGTAAAATAGCCGGCCTCCATAGTTTATATTTTTCTACCCAGATTCTCACATCTTGTGGTTTGCACCCAATTCATCAAAGCCTCGAGCGACATGAACAATTAAAACTAAAACATAATGACAAATGTCATACCAGATTAGTGGAAAATGCTAATATCTTGCGTGAAGGTTCACCACCCATAAAGTGCACCGGTACACCTTTTCGGTCTTCCTTTTGAGCCAGGACCAAtaccaaaaaataaaaatgaaaagcGCTAAACCAGGTCGATCTTTCGGCCGAGGAAATCAGAATGTCTTTCTCACTTATACTAAGTTAAGGGAACCAAAGAGCTTTCTCCGTGATTCATTGCTTACTTAGCCTTCTGAGTTTAGCATTCTACCAAAAAATCTTCTTTCTTGGGGTCAATCTAGTCCTTTTTATATTGAAGTCAAGTTCATAATAGGCGAGCAATTATGACAGTTTACTAGGGTGTTCTTCTTCTCCAAGACCTTCTGCCTTATCTGCTTATTGAGGTTAGAACTTTTTTCAAACTATTTGCGTGAAGCATTTGTTTGTTTTCCCACTGCTATCTATGCTACATTAAAAGGTATGGTTACTTTCCCGATTCCTGCTGAATGAAACTTCTTTCCTAAAGCTAACTCACCTAATTGACCTTCCCA
The sequence above is drawn from the Helianthus annuus cultivar XRQ/B chromosome 12, HanXRQr2.0-SUNRISE, whole genome shotgun sequence genome and encodes:
- the LOC110895585 gene encoding uncharacterized protein LOC110895585, with the translated sequence MHISLWKPIISHCVSLISDKKSRRKFGSGQTDEQPGTDPSARRKLQENKLREALEQASENGSLLKSQNIDDFSESIEREDNKGLGRSRSLARLQAQKEFLKATSLAADRVYEDEDSVLEFDEALYKDSEKIDELRGDEYCHLSDGNKVCLDYCGFGLFSFVQSVNFWESCTISLSEITAHLGNHALYGGGGERGTLEYDIKSKIFDYLNIPESEYGLVFTVSRGSAFKLLAESYPFHTNKKLLTMFDHESQSVNWMAQSAKEKGAKVHSAWFKWPMLKPCSTHLRKQILNKKRRKKDSSTGLFVFPVQSRVTGAKYSYQWMALAQQNNWHVLLDAGALGPKDMDSLGLSLFRPDFIITSFYRVFGYDPTGFGCLLIKKSVIGSLQNQSGHAGSGIVKISPVFPLYLSDSMDGMPALAGIGDDEAVGKGEGMSESHAGAHLPAFSGAYTSSQVRDVFETEMEHDATSPIFEETGNHCVGEVMKSPVFSEDESSENSMWIDLGQSPLGSQSEIINSPVPPPSWFKGSNGADKKGDSKEIDSPQHVTEVLSFDAAVHNVKKSENIEEKSHEAEIKSNHTEIQEEPETKKPKESAVISRETEGEFRLLGRMEGSKRVSFGLEDNNKLEDYYINDEDYYEEQESERREPEIICKHLDHVNMSGLNKTTLRLRFLVNWLVTSLLQLRLPGSDPLVHIYGPKIKYERGASVAFNVRNRSKGLISPEIVQKLAESHGISLGVGIICHARIIQSTKQNRAAIDLADTTVCKPMNNDGNDGGFVRAEVVTASLGFLTNSEDVYKLWVFVAKFLNPSFAGENGGAEGEETEEMVG